The genomic window ATACGCTTGGCGGCGGTACTTCCAAGCCGCAAAGCGGCGTTGAGGGGGAGGCAACATTTTACTTCGCAAACCATTCGGTTTGCTACGCGCAGCGGATAAACCGCTGCTTGTAGTGGCTTGGCCGGTGGTGCAAACCCGGGCTTTGCCCGGGTGCGCAGCAAAACTGTAAGTTTTGCGGAGTAGAAATAGTTGGCGACGCGAGCCCCTATGATAAACCCGCCGTATTTTTGGACGATTAAAGACATACAAGGGGAAAAGTGTTAACGGATAGGTCGGCCAAAGTCAAGGCAAGGGGGAAACGGATTATTCGGTAATGTAATTCAGCGGATCGGTGGGAATGCCGTCCACGTGGACTTCGTAGTGGAGGTGCGGGCCGGTGGAGGAGCCGGTGGAACCGACGGCGGCGATGATATCGCCCCGTTTGATTTTATCGCCCTCCTTCACGAACAACTGCGAGGCGTGACCGTAGAGGGTGGTGACACCATAGCCGTGGTCGATAAGAATCATCCGCCCGTAGCCGGCATGGGCCTCGGCAAAAATGACCTCGCCGTCGGCCGGGGCCCGAACCGGCGAACCGGTGGGCGAGGCGATGTCCAGCCCATAGTGCATCTGGTAGCCCCTGCCGTACGGACTTCTCCGGCCGCCGAAATCGGAGGTGATCCATCCCTCAACCGGCATGAGGCTGGGAACGGCGCTGACAAAGCGGATTTTATCCTGGTTCAGTGTGTAAAATTCCTCGATCCGGGCGTTTAAATTTTCAAGGCGGTCCCCCAGTTCGCCCATCTTTCCCTTGATGGCGCTCAAGGTCACCTGCCCCCCCCGTTCCAGCCAGTCCCCCAGATTCACGTCGACTTTCGGCAGTTCTTCCGTTTTGGGTGTTTGAAACGTCAATTCCGTTTCAATCGGCCCCAGCCCTTTTTGCAGGTGCCCCAGCTCTACATCCGAAACCGCCTCGAGCCGGGAGAAGGCCTCCTCCGTGCGCGACACCACCCGTTCGAGGTTTCCCAGCCGCGAGGCGAGCAGTTCTTTCTGCCGGAGAACCTCGGTGTCATCGGACAGGCGGCGGTTCAAGACAACCAGCCTGTTTTGATAGTGAACGGTGGAGAAGATGGAGCCGACCAGAAAAGGGATGGCAAGGATGCCGGCCAAGGCCAAGAGGCGCGCGGTGACCGACGACAGACGGATGCGCCTTGTCTTGGATGGATCCCGGGGGACGACGATGATGTGATACCCGCCTGCCTTCAATCCACTCTCCTGAATTTTGGGGCTTTGATAATAGTTACGATCGGTTACAACTAAAGTTCTATTTAAATTTGCAATACAATCAAGCATAATCTGGTCCCCCTCAAGGGTCCAGATTAGTTATCGGCACGCCGACGAAAAAGTTGCTAGTTTATTTATTTTTATTTTTCAAGTAATATCAAGCACTTCCACGATAAGGACCGTAATATTATCCTCCCCCCCCTTTTCGTTGGCCGAGTCGATTAATTTTTTACAGGCCTCTTTCATCGGATGACCAACCACGATCCGTTCGATCTCACGGTCGTCCACCATGTTGGAGAGGCCGTCGGTGCAAAGGAGGAGCTTATCCCCCAGATGGAGGTCGAATTTTTTGACGTCGCACTCGACCTGCTCCTGGTAGCCGACTGAACGGGTGATGATGTTTTTGAGTTTGTGTTTTCGGGCGTCGTTTTCGTTCAAGATCCCCGCCCGGATCTGTTCGGTGACCAGGGAATGGTCGGTGGTGATCTGCTTGATCTTGTTGGCGTGAAAAAGATAGGCGCGGGAGTCCCCCACGTTGGCGATGTAGAGTTGACCCTCGGAAAAGACGGCCGCGACGGTGGTGGT from Deltaproteobacteria bacterium includes these protein-coding regions:
- a CDS encoding Stp1/IreP family PP2C-type Ser/Thr phosphatase, whose product is MSLKLASYGLTDVGRKRTHNEDSILVNDDLSLYIVADGMGGHSGGEFASRMAVTTMEEVVKNINSDPEATVISGVNTEDADAGDRLRYAIETASGKIYDQSLYDQSLKGMGTTTVAAVFSEGQLYIANVGDSRAYLFHANKIKQITTDHSLVTEQIRAGILNENDARKHKLKNIITRSVGYQEQVECDVKKFDLHLGDKLLLCTDGLSNMVDDREIERIVVGHPMKEACKKLIDSANEKGGEDNITVLIVEVLDIT
- a CDS encoding M23 family metallopeptidase — its product is MKAGGYHIIVVPRDPSKTRRIRLSSVTARLLALAGILAIPFLVGSIFSTVHYQNRLVVLNRRLSDDTEVLRQKELLASRLGNLERVVSRTEEAFSRLEAVSDVELGHLQKGLGPIETELTFQTPKTEELPKVDVNLGDWLERGGQVTLSAIKGKMGELGDRLENLNARIEEFYTLNQDKIRFVSAVPSLMPVEGWITSDFGGRRSPYGRGYQMHYGLDIASPTGSPVRAPADGEVIFAEAHAGYGRMILIDHGYGVTTLYGHASQLFVKEGDKIKRGDIIAAVGSTGSSTGPHLHYEVHVDGIPTDPLNYITE